A stretch of the Zeugodacus cucurbitae isolate PBARC_wt_2022May chromosome 6, idZeuCucr1.2, whole genome shotgun sequence genome encodes the following:
- the LOC105221340 gene encoding probable 28S ribosomal protein S16, mitochondrial: protein MSLSPASGIGRYYKHSSKIIRFVRLGCTNRPFYHVVVMETRKNQHQPVIEQVGTYDPMPNQKNERLVSFNFERIRYWLGRGAHLSTPTAELLGIAGFLPIHPRTYMSAWRNRQKIAENETNKVKDPVEA from the exons ATGTCATTATCTCCAGCAAGTGGCATTGGGCGCTACTATAAACATTCTTCCAAAATTATCCGCTTTGTCCGTTTGGGTTGTACAAATCGTCCCTTCTACCATGTTGTCGTCATGGAG acTCGAAAAAATCAACACCAGCCAGTAATAGAACAAGTTGGTACTTATGATCCAATGCCAAATCAGAAAAATGAACGTTtggtttcttttaattttgaacGTATACGCTATTGGTTGGGTCGAGGTGCTCATCTGTCCACACCAACAGCAGAACTATTGGGTATTGCTGGTTTTTTGCCCATCCATCCGCGCACTTATATGTCTGCTTGGCGAAACAGAcaaaaaattgccgaaaatgaaacaaataaagtaaaagaTCCAGTTGAAGCGTAg